One Neodiprion pinetum isolate iyNeoPine1 chromosome 1, iyNeoPine1.2, whole genome shotgun sequence genomic window carries:
- the LOC124224752 gene encoding uncharacterized protein has translation MFSIDCEKDNLYCKVDDFEVKFDEENIPTPGELVNFYWKSKEFQGKVIIYSKDENAIALKFEELTKKNEKSKRRKSGGVIVTPKSSGSRKWRGTPENKNVSDASDNKKPKKSASNKVINNSTDPDQTSQNYIQQFLNEKTTKRKLSKIENTTSPTKEDLKEKLQQVQAQLDAVQDKIRAEKERTPCTRGKIEGEKRDSSPITESPNDSDSSSVGSTAGSVKSRSNERKTLDVSPPKFSIHEEVDYYDLINQEETDENENKRKENKNQSDEDNDKSAPDDKPDDPGELLATSEGDSKDKAPLNDPTFHDEDVQLLGPNHNMKVLYILAIEIIKK, from the exons ATGTTTTCAATAGATTGTGAAAAAGATAATTTATATTGTAAGGTTGACGACTTTGAGGTTAAATTTGATGAGGAAAATATTCCAACACCTGGTGAACTAGTAAATTTCTATTGGAAATCTAAAGAGTTTCAGGGCAAGGTTATTATCTATTCAA AGGATGAGAATGCTATTGCCCTGAAATTTGAGGAGttgacaaagaaaaatgagaagTCGAAACGACGTAAATCTGGTGGCGTCATTGTAACACCTAAAAGTTCGGGAAGTCGAAAATGGCGTGGGACACcagagaataaaaatgtatcgGATGCTTCCGATAATAAGAAACCGAAG AAATCCGCCAGCAACAAGGTTATTAATAATTCCACTGATCCTGACCAAACGTctcaaaattatattcaacagTTCCTCAATGAGAAAACAACAAAACgtaaattgtcaaaaattgaaaacacaaCAAGTCCAACAAAAGAAgacttaaaagaaaaattacaacaaGTACAAGCGCAACTAGATGCTGTTCAAG aCAAAATTCGCGCAGAAAAAGAACGCACTCCTTGTACTCGTGGTAAAATTGAAGGTGAAAAGAGAGATTCATCACCCATCACTGAATCACCCAATGATTCAGATAGTTCTAGCGTGGGCTCAACTGCCGGTTCAGTAAAGTCAAGGTCTAATGAGAGGAAGACGCTTGATGTTTCACCACCTAAATTTTCTATCCATGAAGAAGTGGACTACTATGATCTGATAAATCAGGAAGAAACTGATGAAAATGAGAACAAGcgtaaagaaaacaaaaatcagtcCGACGAAGACAACGATAAATCTGCCCCAGATGACAAGCCTGACGACCCCGGTGAACTTTTGGCTACCTCAGAGGGCGATTCAAAAGATAAAGCCCCGCTCAATGATCCTACTTTCCATGATGAAGACGTACAACTACTTGGCCCTAACCACAACATGAAGGTATTGTATATTCTTGctattgaaataataaagaaGTAA